In a single window of the Magnolia sinica isolate HGM2019 chromosome 7, MsV1, whole genome shotgun sequence genome:
- the LOC131250736 gene encoding two-component response regulator ORR9 isoform X2, producing the protein MKSGRILLSTIWVFVTTVDSGSKALEFLGLQEEPTNPPSVSSNHHQEIEVNLIITDYCMPGMTGYDLLKKIKESSSLKDIPVVIMSSENVPSRINRCLEEGAEEFFLKPVQLSDMKRLQSHLLKGKSRDQEQQQQQPPQPQPQPQPHQQQSQPQPNNSSSNNNNKRKAMDEGLSTESRRPRYSGLTVV; encoded by the exons ATGAAATCCGGTCGGATCTTGCTTTCTACGATTTGGGTCTTTG TTACTACAGTGGATTCTGGAAGCAAGGCTCTGGAATTCTTGGGTTTGCAGGAAGAACCGACAAACCCGCCTTCGGTTTCTTCAAACCACCATCAG GAAATAGAGGTGAATCTGATAATTACAGACTACTGCATGCCTGGAATGACTGGCTATGATCTGCTCAAGAAAATCAAG gAATCATCATCTTTGAAAGACATACCTGTTGTGATCATGTCTTCTGAGAATGTGCCTTCCCGAATTAACAG ATGCTTGGAAGAAGGGGCGGAGGAATTTTTTCTCAAACCAGTACAATTATCAGACATGAAAAGGCTTCAATCTCATCTATTAAAGGGAAAATCCAGGGAccaagaacaacaacaacaacagccaccacaaccacaaccacaaccacaaccacaTCAACAACAATCACAACCACAACCAAACAACAGcagtagcaacaacaacaacaaaagaaaGGCTATGGATGAAGGCCTTTCAACTGAGAGCAGGAGACCAAGATACAGTGGCTTGACAGTGGTCTGA
- the LOC131250736 gene encoding two-component response regulator ORR9 isoform X1 produces the protein MGLAAEAQFHVLAVDDSLIDRKLIERLLKTSSYQVTTVDSGSKALEFLGLQEEPTNPPSVSSNHHQEIEVNLIITDYCMPGMTGYDLLKKIKESSSLKDIPVVIMSSENVPSRINRCLEEGAEEFFLKPVQLSDMKRLQSHLLKGKSRDQEQQQQQPPQPQPQPQPHQQQSQPQPNNSSSNNNNKRKAMDEGLSTESRRPRYSGLTVV, from the exons ATGGGTTTAGCTGCAGAAGCCCAATTCCATGTTCTAGCTGTTGATGACAGCCTCATAGACAGAAAGCTGATTGAGAGGCTCCTCAAAACCTCATCCTATCAAG TTACTACAGTGGATTCTGGAAGCAAGGCTCTGGAATTCTTGGGTTTGCAGGAAGAACCGACAAACCCGCCTTCGGTTTCTTCAAACCACCATCAG GAAATAGAGGTGAATCTGATAATTACAGACTACTGCATGCCTGGAATGACTGGCTATGATCTGCTCAAGAAAATCAAG gAATCATCATCTTTGAAAGACATACCTGTTGTGATCATGTCTTCTGAGAATGTGCCTTCCCGAATTAACAG ATGCTTGGAAGAAGGGGCGGAGGAATTTTTTCTCAAACCAGTACAATTATCAGACATGAAAAGGCTTCAATCTCATCTATTAAAGGGAAAATCCAGGGAccaagaacaacaacaacaacagccaccacaaccacaaccacaaccacaaccacaTCAACAACAATCACAACCACAACCAAACAACAGcagtagcaacaacaacaacaaaagaaaGGCTATGGATGAAGGCCTTTCAACTGAGAGCAGGAGACCAAGATACAGTGGCTTGACAGTGGTCTGA